A genomic window from Nicotiana sylvestris chromosome 11, ASM39365v2, whole genome shotgun sequence includes:
- the LOC104238922 gene encoding uncharacterized protein isoform X4, whose translation MEKKDTGKFSTEKATSEGLPPRWIKEMRVRRKGHKIKKDPLTAEADKHISLDRDASGKEVNSNHKLKLGAEHMAHSSCVEGIYHPLKVQNAEEEDDGKVVSDPVSGENQENPSRDGVEKHDQETIHRKRKKGMNLPRRNQNGLLVLKLIHLFSSEQIIKPI comes from the exons ATGGAAAAGAAAGATACTGGAAAG TTTTCAACTGAGAAGGCTACATCAGAAGGGTTACCACCAAGATGGATTAAGGAAATGAGGGTCAGGAGAAAGGGGCATAAAATCAAGAAAGATCCG TTGACTGCTGAAGCTGACAAGCATATATCGCTAGACCGCGATGCATCTGGCAAGGAAGTTAATTCGAATCATAAGCTGAAGTTGGGTGCTGAACATATGGCGCATTCCAGTTGTGTAGAAGGCATATATCATCCTTTGAAG GTGCAGAATGCGGAAGAGGAGGATGATGGTAAAGTTGTTTCAGATCCTGTAAGTGGAGAAAATCAAGAAAATCCATCACGAGATGGAGTGGAAAAGCATGACCAGGAAACAATCCACCGTAAAAGAAAAAAGGGTATGAACTTGCCTCGCAGAAATCAAAACGGCTTGCTGGTATTAAAGCTGATACATCTCTTCAGCTCCGAACAAATAATCAAGCCCATCTAG
- the LOC104238922 gene encoding uncharacterized protein isoform X3, translating into MEKKDTGKVSLFSTEKATSEGLPPRWIKEMRVRRKGHKIKKDPLTAEADKHISLDRDASGKEVNSNHKLKLGAEHMAHSSCVEGIYHPLKVQNAEEEDDGKVVSDPVSGENQENPSRDGVEKHDQETIHRKRKKGMNLPRRNQNGLLVLKLIHLFSSEQIIKPI; encoded by the exons ATGGAAAAGAAAGATACTGGAAAGGTCTCATTG TTTTCAACTGAGAAGGCTACATCAGAAGGGTTACCACCAAGATGGATTAAGGAAATGAGGGTCAGGAGAAAGGGGCATAAAATCAAGAAAGATCCG TTGACTGCTGAAGCTGACAAGCATATATCGCTAGACCGCGATGCATCTGGCAAGGAAGTTAATTCGAATCATAAGCTGAAGTTGGGTGCTGAACATATGGCGCATTCCAGTTGTGTAGAAGGCATATATCATCCTTTGAAG GTGCAGAATGCGGAAGAGGAGGATGATGGTAAAGTTGTTTCAGATCCTGTAAGTGGAGAAAATCAAGAAAATCCATCACGAGATGGAGTGGAAAAGCATGACCAGGAAACAATCCACCGTAAAAGAAAAAAGGGTATGAACTTGCCTCGCAGAAATCAAAACGGCTTGCTGGTATTAAAGCTGATACATCTCTTCAGCTCCGAACAAATAATCAAGCCCATCTAG
- the LOC104238922 gene encoding uncharacterized protein isoform X2, whose protein sequence is MEKKDTGKVSLVNTYYSTMIVQPSFPPSFSTEKATSEGLPPRWIKEMRVRRKGHKIKKDPLTAEADKHISLDRDASGKEVNSNHKLKLGAEHMAHSSCVEGIYHPLKNAEEEDDGKVVSDPVSGENQENPSRDGVEKHDQETIHRKRKKGMNLPRRNQNGLLVLKLIHLFSSEQIIKPI, encoded by the exons ATGGAAAAGAAAGATACTGGAAAGGTCTCATTGGTGAATACATATTATTCTACCATGATAGTGCAACCTTCTTTTCCCCCATCT TTTTCAACTGAGAAGGCTACATCAGAAGGGTTACCACCAAGATGGATTAAGGAAATGAGGGTCAGGAGAAAGGGGCATAAAATCAAGAAAGATCCG TTGACTGCTGAAGCTGACAAGCATATATCGCTAGACCGCGATGCATCTGGCAAGGAAGTTAATTCGAATCATAAGCTGAAGTTGGGTGCTGAACATATGGCGCATTCCAGTTGTGTAGAAGGCATATATCATCCTTTGAAG AATGCGGAAGAGGAGGATGATGGTAAAGTTGTTTCAGATCCTGTAAGTGGAGAAAATCAAGAAAATCCATCACGAGATGGAGTGGAAAAGCATGACCAGGAAACAATCCACCGTAAAAGAAAAAAGGGTATGAACTTGCCTCGCAGAAATCAAAACGGCTTGCTGGTATTAAAGCTGATACATCTCTTCAGCTCCGAACAAATAATCAAGCCCATCTAG
- the LOC104238922 gene encoding uncharacterized protein isoform X1, with protein MEKKDTGKVSLVNTYYSTMIVQPSFPPSFSTEKATSEGLPPRWIKEMRVRRKGHKIKKDPLTAEADKHISLDRDASGKEVNSNHKLKLGAEHMAHSSCVEGIYHPLKVQNAEEEDDGKVVSDPVSGENQENPSRDGVEKHDQETIHRKRKKGMNLPRRNQNGLLVLKLIHLFSSEQIIKPI; from the exons ATGGAAAAGAAAGATACTGGAAAGGTCTCATTGGTGAATACATATTATTCTACCATGATAGTGCAACCTTCTTTTCCCCCATCT TTTTCAACTGAGAAGGCTACATCAGAAGGGTTACCACCAAGATGGATTAAGGAAATGAGGGTCAGGAGAAAGGGGCATAAAATCAAGAAAGATCCG TTGACTGCTGAAGCTGACAAGCATATATCGCTAGACCGCGATGCATCTGGCAAGGAAGTTAATTCGAATCATAAGCTGAAGTTGGGTGCTGAACATATGGCGCATTCCAGTTGTGTAGAAGGCATATATCATCCTTTGAAG GTGCAGAATGCGGAAGAGGAGGATGATGGTAAAGTTGTTTCAGATCCTGTAAGTGGAGAAAATCAAGAAAATCCATCACGAGATGGAGTGGAAAAGCATGACCAGGAAACAATCCACCGTAAAAGAAAAAAGGGTATGAACTTGCCTCGCAGAAATCAAAACGGCTTGCTGGTATTAAAGCTGATACATCTCTTCAGCTCCGAACAAATAATCAAGCCCATCTAG